In one Amaranthus tricolor cultivar Red isolate AtriRed21 chromosome 8, ASM2621246v1, whole genome shotgun sequence genomic region, the following are encoded:
- the LOC130821054 gene encoding protein NSP-INTERACTING KINASE 1-like translates to MTHLLLGLLFALLSLWDSSVGFLTPGGVNFEVQALMDIRDALRDPHGVLDSWDRNAVDPCSWAMVSCSEDQVVSLGIPSQGLYGSLSPSIGNLTNLQTVLLQNNNISGHIPSELGKLSKLQTLDLSDNHFRGRIPPSLSHLNNLHYLRLNNNSLSGEIPPSLAEMTQLTFIDLSYNNLSGPVPRFLAKTFSVVGNPQICAIATEKDCSGTAQLPLSFNVNSSDSSQPFKKHRGHARLALALGSSLASICLLISGFGFLLWWRHKHNQQMFFDVKDRHHEEVFLGNLRRFHFRELQSATNNFSSKNIVGKGGFGVVYKGNLSDGTVVAVKRLKDGNAVGGEIQFQTEVEMISLAVHRNLLRLYGFCATTTERLLVYPYMSNGSVASRLKAKPALDWGTRKRIALGAGRGLLYLHEQCDPKIIHRDVKAANILLDDYCEAVVGDFGLAKLLDHHESHVTTAVRGTVGHIAPEYLSTGQSSEKTDVFGFGILLLELTTGQRALDFGKAANQKGAMLDWVKKIHQEKKLEMLVDKDLKNNYDRIELEEIVQVALLCTQFLPSQRPKMSEVVRMLEGDGLAEKWEASQRADSSRSRANEFSSSERYSDLTDDSSLLVQAIELSGPR, encoded by the exons ATGACACACCTTTTACTGGGTTTGTTGTTTGCCTTACTCTCCTTGTGGGATTCTTCTGTTGGTTTTCTTACACCAGGTGGAGTCAATTTTGAAg TGCAAGCTTTGATGGATATTAGAGATGCTCTAAGGGACCCACATGGTGTTCTTGACAGTTGGGATAGAAATGCTGTGGATCCTTGCAGTTGGGCTATGGTTTCTTGTTCTGAGGATCAAGTTGTTAGTCT GGGAATACCAAGCCAGGGTTTATATGGAAGTCTATCCCCAAGTATTGGGAACTTAACAAATCTTCAGACAGT GCTTTTGCAGAATAACAACATATCAGGACATATTCCTTCTGAATTAGGAAAGCTCTCAAAGCTTCAAACACTTGACCTTTCTGATAATCATTTTAGAGGAAGAATTCCCCCTTCTTTGTCTCATTTGAATAATCTCCATTACTT GAGGTTGAACAATAACAGTCTTTCCGGTGAAATTCCTCCATCCCTTGCAGAAATGACTCAGCTTACATTCAT AGACTTATCCTACAATAATTTGAGTGGTCCCGTGCCTAGATTCCTGGCAAAGACATTCAG TGTTGTAGGAAATCCACAAATATGTGCTATTGCAACTGAGAAAGATTGCTCTGGAACAGCTCAGTTACCCCTTTCTTTCAATGTCAACAGTTCAGATA GTTCTCAGCCATTTAAAAAACATAGAGGCCATGCTAGGCTTGCTTTAGCCTTGGGTTCGAGTCTCGCTAGCATTTGCCTGTTGATATCCGGATTTGGGTTCCTTTTATGGTGGCGGCACAAGCACAACCAACAGATGTTCTTTGATGTTAAAG ACCGACATCATGAAGAGGTTTTCCTTGGAAACTTGAGGAGATTCCATTTTAGGGAACTTCAAAGTGCAACAAACAACTTCAGTAGCAAAAACATAGTAGGAAAAGGTGGTTTTGGGGTAGTATACAAAGGGAACCTGTCAGATGGTACAGTTGTGGCAGTTAAAAGGCTTAAGGATGGAAACGCGGTAGGTGGTGAGATCCAATTCCAAACCGAAGTTGAAATGATCAGCTTGGCTGTACACAGGAATCTTTTACGCCTATATGGGTTTTGTGCGACCACGACAGAGAGGCTTTTAGTTTATCCATACATGTCGAACGGAAGTGTAGCTTCCCGTCTCAAAG CGAAGCCAGCTTTGGACTGGGGCACGAGAAAACGAATTGCGTTAGGGGCAGGAAGGGGACTACTATACCTTCATGAGCAATGTGATCCTAAGATAATCCATAGGGATGTTAAGGCAGCTAATATACTACTAGATGATTATTGTGAGGCCGTTGTCGGAGATTTTGGCTTGGCTAAGTTATTGGACCACCATGAATCACATGTCACTACAGCTGTTAGGGGCACTGTGGGTCATATAGCTCCTGAATATCTCTCTACTGGACAATCCTCAGAAAAAACTGATGTGTTTGGATTTGGAATCCTTTTGCTAGAGTTGACAACTGGTCAAAGAGCTTTAGATTTTGGGAAGGCAGCAAATCAGAAAGGAGCTATGTTGGATTGG GTGAAGAAAATTCACCAAGAGAAGAAGCTAGAAATGTTGGTAGACAAGGACTTGAAGAACAACTATGACAGGATTGAGTTGGAGGAAATAGTCCAAGTCGCACTCCTATGTACTCAATTTCTCCCAAGCCAAAGGCCTAAGATGTCGGAAGTCGTAAGGATGCTTGAAGGGGATGGGCTCGCGGAAAAATGGGAAGCTTCACAAAGAGCTGACTCGAGCAGGAGCAGAGCCAACGAGTTCTCATCTTCAGAGCGGTACTCTGATCTTACTGATGATTCTTCTTTGCTCGTCCAAGCAATAGAGCTCTCTGGACCCAGATGA
- the LOC130821055 gene encoding F-box/FBD/LRR-repeat protein At1g13570 — MEIELAPDLLSDLPLSITELILSLLPIRDAVRMSTLSTKWRYRWASLPQLIFDDQCVDPLPDKLVLENRLAKFITHAMLLHNGPIYKFRISTSILQSCPDIDQWLLVLSRNDVRELTLEFGGDGEWFRVPSCLFSYSKLTLLELCRCELDPPPGFRGFSCLRTLTLNQVLVVPESIESLISNCPLLESLTLSYYDGLDLNINAHNLKYICLEGEFKEICLQHTPLLEVVSISLYMNIDEIQEHFEQSSGCKFVKFLGDVPNLEKLIGHVYFTKYLSIGIEQWTPRFTYSHLKIIELYQVSFEDTKELLVVLRLITNSPCLQELHISGSSNANVAQEVSNLDFWETECPSDCKFNRLKIVKMTDMSGVPHEMELIKILLGNSPVLEKLSIAPCIYVSEFKVDMLVELVRFRRASPRAEILFIQE, encoded by the exons ATGGAGATAGAATTAGCTCCTGATTTACTCAGTGATTTACCCCTGAGCATAACTGAACTTATTCTTAGCTTATTACCTATAAGAGATGCTGTTAGAATGAGCACATTGTCAACCAAATGGAGGTATAGATGGGCTAGTCTTCCACAGCTTATTTTCGATGACCAATGTGTTGATCCTTTGCCCGACAAGTTGGTGCTGGAAAACAGACTTGCAAAGTTTATTACCCATGCTATGTTGCTTCACAATGGTCCAATTTATAAATTCAGGATATCTACTTCCATCCTGCAAAGCTGCCCGGACATTGATCAATGGCTACTTGTGCTTTCGAGGAATGATGTTAGGGAACTAACCCTTGAATTTGGTGGTGATGGCGAGTGGTTTAGGGTCCCTTCTTGTCTATTTTCTTACTCAAAGTTGACTCTTTTGGAGCTTTGTCGATGTGAATTGGATCCCCCGCCTGGCTTCAGAGGATTCTCATGCTTGCGGACGTTAACTCTTAATCAAGTTCTTGTGGTGCCTGAATCAATCGAAAGCCTGATCTCTAACTGCCCTCTTCTCGAGAGTTTAACATTGTCATACTACGATGGTTTGGACTTGAACATTAATGCCCATAATCTCAAGTATATTTGTCTAGAAGGCGAATTCAAGGAAATATGCCTTCAGCATACCCCACTGCTGGAAGTAGTATCCATATCGTTATATATGAACATAGATGAAATTCAAGAGCATTTTGAGCAAAGCTCAGGTTGCAAGTTTGTCAAATTTCTCGGTGATGTACCTAATCTCGAAAAGCTTATAGGACATGTCTACTTTACGAAG TATTTAAGCATAGGCATTGAGCAGTGGACACCCCGATTTACATATAGTCACCTAAAGATCATTGAATTATATCAAGTAAGCTTTGAAGACACGAAAGAATTGCTAGTTGTTCTTCGCCTTATTACAAATTCCCCATGTTTACAGGAGCTTCATATTTCA GGCTCATCAAACGCAAATGTCGCCCAGGAAGTGTCGAACTTGGACTTTTGGGAGACCGAATGCCCTTCAGATTGCAAATTCAATCgtttgaaaattgtgaagatgaCAGATATGAGTGGCGTGCCCCATGAGATGGAGTTAATAAAGATTTTATTGGGGAATTCACCAGTCCTCGAAAAATTGAGTATAGCGCCCTGTATATATGTTTCCGAGTTCAAAGTTGATATGCTGGTAGAATTAGTGAGATTTCGGCGTGCCTCTCCTCGTGCTGAAATCCTGTTCATACAGGAATAA